The genomic region AATAATTCTTTATCTAGGTTTGTGAAGTGCTTTGAGATCAGAGGAGACAAAGTCTATGTGCAGAGCTGGTACATGTTATTGCACCACCTGAGTGCATTGACTTCCTCTACCTTGGGAAGGTCAGGCTGGTTTGCCTTTCCAACTCAGTCCCTTCTGCTGGGTAGAGAAGAAGCTTTTAAATGTGAATGAGGTTCTCTGCTTTCTATTTTTGCCTCCAGACTAAGCACTGGAGCTACATCTAAGGGAATATTATTAAGCAGACTAACTTTTCTATCATCAGGAGTGTAAATCtggaaaaacttgaaaaaaatcctgcttggTGAATAGATAGCAGGTTGAAagctctgccctgggaaggAGTGAGCAGATGACTGCAGCAGCTTTCTGTTTGCTGAGGATCTTTCCATTACAGGGTGATGTTCCATAACTGTCCAGAGCCTGTGGGCAGGGTTAGCACCTCAGCCCTTGCTGCCAGCATCCCACACTACAGGGCTATATTTTGGTAAGAGGCCTGAGTTTCAGGTTCATTCAGCAGCTTAGAAAATGGTACAACTCAGTTACTCCACCTCTTTTAGCTCTAGATCCTGCACAACTGCCCAGTGCGCCCCTCCACAGGTGGTTTCCTGGGGTGCAGTTGAACAGGTGGATGTTCTCAGCTGGCTGCAAGGGAGttgagcagtgctgtggcaggaTATGGCTCCATCCCCACTGCCAAGATGTGTGgtgggtgctgggagctgcctgtggctCCAGGAAGACCTGTCTCCACTAAGCTGATGTCATTTGGGTGTGAGGCTACTCTGAGCCTCCAGCTGCATGTGGTGGCTTCTGTAAGACCCCAACCAAATGCGGTGAGATGATGTGTCAGTGCTCATAAGCTGCGGTGAGTGGGAGAAAATGCTCCCCGCCTGTGTTTTAGGGGAAGAGGGTGCTCACAGAGtgcctccccagctctgctttagGTCTGAGGAGCATCTACGCATGTCAGAGGTGATTTGGATGTGACTCATGGCAAAATGGCAGAGGTTGGGGTCAGGTGGTTCTCCTGGCATGTCCAAGGGTGCAGTGAGCCAGTGGGACAACAATTCTGTTCTCTCTTCCACACTAACCTCTGTGGGCAGAAGTCCTTCTGAGGTCCCTGCTTAAGTCAGCTTCCAGCTTCTcctcagcccagcagtgctggtgcagtCTGCGAGCTGCTGCTTGGCACACCATGGTTCCTGGGGAGCCAACAGCACCCACTGGATGCAAGAATGGTGAGGTGGATATTGAAGAAGTCACAGGACAGGGAAGTCACCATAATGATGTCCCTATGTTATGCTGCCTGGTCTTGTCACAGCAGTGTCTGAACACATCGCTCTTGGGGGTCTTTACCCCACTAGTTCCCCTGTGAGCTGGGACCTGGAGAAGTcaaggcacagagcagaaagAGCCCAGGCCCTAGGCACTggctcctccccagcacagtgCTTTCCCTCGCTCCAGGGGTGGCTTGGCTCTagcagctggagagctgttTTTGGCACTAGCTGGAGGGAGGGGATGGTTTGTAGGGGCTTCTCTGGGCCATTGGGAAGGATACTTGTGGAGAAGTGTAAAACAACCGTGAAGtgtctgccctgggcagagcctgtCCATTATCACATGGCAGGATCTCTTCCACCTCTGGTGATCTGATCCTGTTCTTTCCCTAAGAACAACTATCCTAGCTCATTAGCAGGTCCTGTTTTAGCCACTAGCTTGTCAGCTCAGGTGTGCAGAGCTCAGTTGGTTGACCAGGAGCTCCTGCTTATCACGGGTGCAGTTCAGCTCAACACAGCACTGGTCACTGCTGGGTGACTGCAGCAAAAACTGTTTTAACATGTGATTGTCCTGCAGCTCCTACCAGAAGTGCTCCTGGCTTTGCCTTGGGATTCTGACTGTTGAGAGTATCCTTGGTTTTGGGGCTATTCCTCAGCTTTTTGAGAAGGACATACTACAGGTCTGCTAGGGCAATGTGTGTGGTCACACCAGTCTTGCTGGATTCCTCTCAGATAGATGTGGGTGTATGAAACCAAAGGGAGCTGGCAAAGCAGATGGATGGGTGATATCAACGGCTTTGTGTTCACAAATGCTTTGTATTCACTGATGTACCAGAGTACTTGCTGGGAGGTGGAGTGAGATACTGTGATGGACCAGAAGGAGGACTTTGCCCGTGACATGGCAACCTCTTTCTCCAGTGACACAAAGTGACAAACTGAGGTGTCGCATTGCCTGCGCCCCTGAGCCTGTCTCCTATCCCTGAACCAGTGTGACTGTGACAGCAGAGGCAGCCCTGGTACAGGGCTCCCACACCTCGTACCTTCAAGATGAAGGGTGGCTCCTGTGGCCATGGTTGCCCTCACCTGCCTCATATCCTTCCTCTCTCATGTCCATGTGCTCAGCTGAGGAAAcctgtgcagaggagcagaggaaaagaatgTGCTGGCCCATGTGGTGCCCACACCCTGTCCTGACACAGCCCTTTATGTGCCTGCGCCACGGAATGTGCCAGacctgtgccaggcagctctggtAGAAGGATGTGCGAGGGGTGGAGGTGCCTGGCAGACACGTGGGGAGCTGTCTTGGGAAGAGGGCGTtttccccagctgcctgccaTCACTTGctggctccctgctgctcttcttGAAAAGCCACATTTTGAAAGGAACTCTTGAGGAaagctgtgtgcagggagcaggcaaGCTGTGGGACTGAGGGGGTGGCATGAGAGAGGATGTGCTGGGCACTTGCTGGGGactggggcaggaagggaggagCACCATGCTGCTATCCAGACTTGCCTGGGGATGTGCTGGCTGCACCCCTAGCTGCCCTGATGCTGCAGTTTGGGATGGTGGGGTGTCAGGGTTCTTCTGCTTTACCAGCTCACCTAGCAGTGGATCAGAGCTGGCTTGGCTgtgactgcagggctgggtttcTGGTGAGGTGAGCAGTATTGGGGCTTGTATGGCCTTCACTTCAGGTGCCCAGGgaattcctgccctggctgaCAGGCAGGAGGTGCCTGATCCAGCCTGGAACCTGCCAGTATGAACTTAATCTTCAAAACCAGGTTATGCATAGATTTGCATCAGCACCATGTGTTTTTACTAGATTGGTCTTTTGCAGGATAGGATGTTGGGGTTTTAATAAGATTGTGGAAAATCTACAGTCTTATTTCCTTCATGGTTGCATCATAGACATAGTGTCTGGGCTGAATATCCACATGGCCAAGTCCATCACCAAGCAAGAACTGCCTTCAGGAGAAGTTGGtttcctggcagagctgatgcCACCTGAGTGGAAGCAAGGTGTCCCATGAGGACATGTGAGGGCAGGCAATATCACTAATGGTTTAGTTGCCCTGGCTGGGACTGAACCAGCTttgcctgggagctgcttgaTGACTGAGATCTgttgccagcctggcacagctgagtcAGTCATTCCTGACATCTGTTCTGCCTGGACAAAAACAGGAGCAGACATTCAGGCTGGTGGTTTGCTCACTCTCTCCCTGTTTGCAAGACCACCTTGCAGATCATCTCACAGAAGAGGGCCTGGGGAGGATTTTGTTGAAAGTAGCTTGTGGCCTCATGCCTTCCTCTGTTCCAGGTGGTGATGCTAAGtctgctgggcagccccagggagacACTGACTACCCAGGGGCTAGGGACACTCGGAGGCATCAGAGAGGCCGTGCAGAACACCGGAGACACACCATCACCAATGGCGTGGACTTCAGCACGGTAAGGGGGAGTGTTGTGGGCTCCCATGAAGGGGAAGGTGGGTTGCAGGGGTCCCTCACTGCTGATGCCATCTCTAGGCTTTGGCTTCTTTGCCCACCCTGCACAAGTGAGTTGTGGGACGTCAGGTAAATACTGATATTTGGATTTGAAGGTCTGTTGATGTATGTGGATGTATATTATTTCCAAGGTGCTTTCCTGAATCCTGCCAAACAGGGAGGAGGTGGATCCTTCCCCCAGAATGGGATCAGCCTATGAAGCCAGTGTACTGGCTGCCTTTCCCATGGGCAAGGTCTTGGGAAGAGGAAGACAAAAGGTGGAGGTGTGGGAACAGATGGATCTCTGGGCCTTAAGAGCGACCCAGCGAGGGTCAGGTATGCTTTGTACTGGCAAGCAGTGGGGCCAAGCTATGCCCCCTTGCAGATGTTCCATGTAGATCAGGGCTCAAATATGCAGGTCCTCTTGGCTTCCAACAGACTTTTTGCAGCAAAGCGGAGAAATCCGTACCGAATTTATAAAGGCAGCCCAGGATGGAGGAGTCTGTTCCCCTCTCTCCACCACTGAGTGGAGAGACTTGGATCAAATTGCCCGGGTGAAGGGATCTCATTTGTTCCCAGGTGGAATGGAGTAGCTGCCTGGGCACGTTGTCCACGGGCTCAAGCTAAATTGTACTGGGCAGAGAGCCAGGACCAAGCTTGCAGGATGAGTACTTGGTGGCACGGTCACCACTGTACTTTTACTCCTTGCACCCTGGTgtcaccctgctcctgcagcccaacAGGCCTGACCAGCGTTGCCCAACCTGTCGCTGGCCTTGGGGGACACAACgtgccccagtgccagcctggggaggggatgttTGTGCAGGTAGTTTGCTGGGCTTGCAGCCATGAGAGGGACCTCTGCTGGGAGGTGCTGATAAGAAGTGATAAATGTTGCTCTGTGTGTCTGGGATTGAGGGCTCTGCTtcttggggttttgggggttggggagagaggaaggtctttgcttcccttccctgtgtgtGCAACTCTGGGCTGGAGTACATTTCAAGGTCCCAAGCTCAAGGTGCTCTGTGAGGGGAATGGTGGCCACCATGTCTTTCCCCAGTTCTGCCATAAGCATTCTTGCTCAGGGCTTGTGTTGTCTTGGTCTCTATTCTGCCAAGTTGTCATGTGGTCAGTGGGAGGCAtgtcccctccttccctctctccctatATGTTGCCAAGTGCTGCACTacctttctgtgcttttgaCCCCAGAGAAATGGTGTCTCAGCCTTCCATGAcaccctgagcacagccttTAGGCACTGGTGCCATTTCCAAGCCTACAGAGAGAGCTGGAACAGGTTTGGGTCCAGCAAGGACTGAATCTTTGTACTGTCACCTTCCTTacccctccctgcccagatGCTGGGCTCCCAAGGGACAAGGAACTCTGTCATTAGACTAATTTGCCTGAAGCCCTTGGGGAATGGGAGCACTGGTGCCCATCCTACATCCTGAAGTGCTTCctcctgagcagggagcagaggtgtGGAGGCTGCGCTGCAACCCCAGGACTCTTTGCACTCTCATCTAGTGCTCACTCACTCAGCTGGCGTTTTTCCAGCCAGTACCTCATCTGTTGGCCCTATTTTCCCATGACCATGAGGGTGGCTGGGATGAGACCTTCCCTGAGAGGTGGAGCACTGTCATTTGTaagcagcccagggcacagctctgtcccctccccttTACCAGCCACCGAGCATCAGCCAAGTCCAGCGCTTTGTCTGTCTCCTGCCCCAAGTGTCTCATCCTGGCGAGATGCTGCCTGTCCCCCCCGGGCTAGGCTGGCagtgtccctctgctctgtgggatgCTCCCTCTTCCTCTGGTCTCTCTGCTGGCCAGCAAGCCCTGtgggaggagggcaggacaggcagcagtgGGCTGCACCTCCAGCTGGATGGGGGTCCTTGCCACATACAGCACCTTCTTCATGCCCCTCAGCAACAGCACCAAGGCTCTGCACTTCTTCCTCTGGATATGTCCCTTTGGGCCATTGGAGAAGGGTGTGAGGGTAGTTGTTTGTGTTGCAAAATATgtttccaggagcagcaggagcaagagcaGCCCCAGTGTAATGGATGACAGGTATGGGATGCAGAAAGGctttggggctggcagtggggacaTGGAAATGCTGATGGCCTGAAGAAGGTCTTGGTATGGTCCTACTTGTCCACAGGGTTCTGTTCAGGGTCACTTCTGAGCTGCACCACTCCTGATGTTCTCCAAAGGAGGAGGTTCTGGTGCATCCAGCATTTTCTGGGTGACCAAAGTCTCTGGTGCCTGTGGATCcgaggctgtgctgtgggtgaaGGCCAAGCTGTGTTTTGGCAAAGAAAGCAGaggcagcaaggcaggaagTTCCCCATGCCCttgggagctgggggagcagcctTTTATTGAAAAGAGAAGGGCCATGGGGTCACAGGGTGAGGGTGATGAATGGGTCACTGCATCAGTTGCTCAGGCACCCTCATAGCAGCTCCCCGGGCACAGCAAGGCCCCCACTGCTCTTCAGGTGATGCTGGTGTTGGAACCTGAGCAACTGGCAGAGATCTTCTGCAATGAGGTGTGGTGTGCTATGCTCTGCTCAGTTTCATGTGCCTCGGGGAGTGAGGCAAACTGGGGAAACAGGGCTGCAGTTTTTCCCTGACTTCCAGCCTGCAGACTGAGCTAGACTCTTCAGTGCTCACCAAAATCCAAGTGTGTCTGTGCAGGGGCTGACACTCACACCCCAAAGGGAGCTGGGGGCAactgcaggcactgctcctgctgcctccctgggtAAATAGGTGAAGAAACCTGTACCTGCAATGGTGAGCAGGAGGGTAGAGGTGACTCAAGTgtccttttcttccaaaaatctTCCTCCAAAGCAGCATCAGGCAGCAGTCATTATCCTGCtcctcttcagcttttcttggGGAAAGGGGCTGAGACCCTTACCTGTATCCACATCCCTCCACACCTCATGAAGAAACCAACTCCTGCGACTTGACAAAGCCTTGGTGGGGAGTGGGTGACACCCATGTGCTCTGTCTTGCAGCTGAAGTACATGAAGGAGCTGGAACAGGAGAAGGATTTCCTgttgcagggcctggagcttATAGAACGGGCTCGAGAGTGGTACCACCAGCACATCCAGCTCATGCAGGAGCACCAGCGGttcctggggaaggggagaacCAGTGCTGTGAGTCTGGGGCTTCTTCTGGCTAAGTTTGGGTTTGGagaacagggctgggagggggccAGACCTGGAGCTGACCCCATGGTAACCTCcagcctcttcttcctccccatCCTGCAGGATTTCCCTGAAGGTGGCCAGAGCCACCTGGGGCGCCTGGTCCCTAAGCTGCAGGAGGTGAACCGTTGTCTGGGTGATCTTCTTTCCACTGCCAGCAAGGTGAGAACAGGACATCAGCAGCTTGAGGTTGTTTGTGTGATCTTAGAATTCATCCTGTCCCTCCCACGTTGGTGGCTGGGCTGACATTGGAGCTTCTGCAgtctcccccagctctgggaaggtGATGGAGGACAGCCAAGAGGACAGCACAGCTGGTCCTGAGGTGGGCTGGAGGATGCTTTGGGAGGCCTAAAGGAGATCCCTAAAAAGGTACAGCCATTGTCAAGGTGCTGAGTCAGCCAATTCAGAGCAGACTGTCCTGCTGGGCAGAAGCTGGAGGTGCAGCCcactgctgcctgtcctgccaggCACACTGGCAGGAATGCTTCCCCGTTCTGCCCCATTCACAGGGCTGGAGACCCTGTGATGGCCTGTGTTGTGGTTTTAATCTTCTGCTGGGCTTCTCTCAGGTGTGTGCCATAGAAACATCTCACCTTGAAAAATGCCTGGGAAGGGCCACAGGCTTGAAGGCTCAGTGTCTCATGCCTTCATCTTCTCTACAGGCAGCAAACCCCTCCTCAGCACTGAGCAAGCTGGTCCCTGTGACATCCCCAGCCTCCACAGGCTCCCAGCAAGCCATCAACATACTGAAGGAGCAGAATCGGCTTCtcaccaaggtcagtggaggtGGGGGTGGAGGAGATGCCCTTGGGGGTGCTGAGAAAGGAAGGGGATGGGATAGGGCCAGGGAAGGAATGACAAGCAGTGTTCAGGAACAGGAACAGTGTTCCTTCAGCATGGCCAAACTTGGTCATCCCAGAGAAGGGGGTGTGGGCTGCATGTGGaggccctctggcacacagctgtgcccagctgtctCCAGCTGCTTGCTGGGTGAGTCAGTGGCAGGGATAGGGCATTCCTGCCAGAGGGAAAAGACTGTGACAAATGGAGGTCACAAGAGaatgcagaggctgcagctgggggctgtCAGGGAAGGGATGGTCTGCCATCTCAGGCCAGGGCCAGTCTCACTGCTGGGGTTTTCTGTCCCAGCATGTGACCACAAAGATGCTCTGGGGCTGgagtccctctgctctggagccaggccGGGAcagctgggggtgttcaccaggggaaaagaagagcaaggagagctcagagccccttccagggcttAAAGGGCTTCTatgagagctggagagggactttgagtaagggcctggagggacaggacaaggggaaatggcttcctactgccagagggcagggtgaGATGGGATAGtgggaagaaattgttccctgtgagagtggtgaggccctggcacagggtgcctagagaagctgccccatccctggaagtgttcaagaacaGCCTTGGAGGAACTggctctagtggaaggtgtttctGCCCCTGGTTAGGGGCTGggatgagatgggctttaatgTCCTCCTACCCAAagcctgtgattctgtggttctatgaaaTTTTACCAGCAACACAACCAGTTGCCAGCAGTTTCCTCCTCTAACTATCATTTTCCTCCCCTGTCTTGTGCAGGAGGTGACTGACAAGAGCGAGCGCATCACCCAGTTGGAGCAGGAGAAATCTGCCCTCATCAAGCAGCTCTTTGAGGCTCGTGCCCACAACAACCATGAGATGAGCCAGCTGGACTCCACCTTCATCTAGCACATGcctcccctgccccatccccaaaCTTACCTGGGGGTTTCAAGGGACTCTTGCCCTAAACTCATCacacctgctgctccaggtgttGTATCTCAAggtctggggctgctggtggcatCTCTGCGAGGGAGCCAGGACCCCTCTTGGGaagcatccctgccctgctgatggcTTATCAGCCATGCTGCTCTCAGGCTGCTCCTTTTTTGTCTCTAAGTGGGCTGCAGGGATACTGTCCCCAGTCCTGTGACCCCCAGCAGTCAGGAGACAtggctgctgtctgtgctgcctgtgtgggGTGAGCTGTTGTTCCCTTGCTGACTTAGGCTGAATTTTGGATGCTCTTGGGAAAGTGATGTATCTTCAGCACTCTAGCAGCATCTCCAGACAAGCCTGGCCCTCAGAGGGTGCTGGCTCCTGCTTGTCTCACTGTTGGAAGACTAGATTGGAAATCCAAGGAGGCATGCCTGgcccctctctgctgcccatGTTCTGCCTGCCAGAGGCACTGTCCTGGCCCTGTAGTGCCCAAACTGGTGGTCCTCATGGCAACCACTCTGTCATGTTTGTGGTAAGGATACCATAGTTGCTGTTTACATGTCTGTAGGCTCCTACAGGAAATGAGCCATAGACCCAACCAAGACAGCTTACatctctgagctgctgttttgGGCTGTTGACAAGTTGAGACAGACATCTCAGTCTTTACTTGGCTTGACCTGGCAAATACTTCCTGATGACTGCCAGGATTAGATTATTTTCATGATGACTGTGAAAGGAGAAGCGATGTTCATAGCCTGAGGATGCTCACATCAGCCTGACCTCACAGAGGGTCTTTAGAACCTGGTTTTGTATTTAACCTGGTGTgggacagagcagaggctgACAGGCTCTTCCCTGTGCACATCTCCACGGGAGaaatggcagctctgcctcacaTGG from Molothrus ater isolate BHLD 08-10-18 breed brown headed cowbird chromosome 20, BPBGC_Mater_1.1, whole genome shotgun sequence harbors:
- the SAPCD2 gene encoding LOW QUALITY PROTEIN: suppressor APC domain-containing protein 2 (The sequence of the model RefSeq protein was modified relative to this genomic sequence to represent the inferred CDS: deleted 2 bases in 1 codon), which gives rise to MAGAPSRRRPMEARNSPPSANRRGGRGSGVTLGAAAMAPERGDRSLPAGTEGLPRVFLQSLRTLFDILDDRRRGYVHLREIESRWRGAEAQELPAGVMEGLRQAAPASGYLTFERFVLGLRAALPGTEPPVEGGSGGRRSAEKPPSPRCSEERWGKSTGQREPGPGQPRGRGGDAKSAGQPQGDTDYPGARDTRRHQRGRAEHRRHTITNGVDFSTLKYMKELEQEKDFLLQGLELIERAREWYHQHIQLMQEHQRFLGKGRTSADFPEGGQSHLGRLVPKLQEVNRCLGDLLSTASKAANPSSALSKLVPVTSPASTGSQQAINILKEQNRLLTKEVTDKSERITQLEQEKSALIKQLFEARAHNNHEMSQLDSTFI